GCGAATCTAGCGGCCGTTGCCGGCGCCGTCGTAGCCGGTGCATATTTCGGTGACAAGCTATCTCCATTGTCGGATACGACCAACCTGGCCGCACTATCCACGGGAGTCAATTTGTACGAACACATCGGCCATCTCCTGTATACGACGATTCCTTCATTTATCGTGGCGGCGATTGTCTATGTAATTACAGGGTTAAATACACATGGAGCAGGGGTCGCTATACCAGAGAAGGTCGTTACAATTATGGATACGTTAAGCACCGTGTTCCATTGGAATTTATTGCTACTACTTCCGATATTGATCGTATTGTACGGTTCAATCCGCAAGAAGCCTACGATTCCGGTGATGTTGATCTCCTCCCTTGTGGCGATGGCGAACGGACTTATCTTCCAAGGTTTCTCCCTGCATGATGTTATCAGTGCAGTAATCAATGGCTTTGACATCGCGATGATTAAGGTTCAAGGCTTCGATGCGGCAGTTGTCATTCCGGATATTCCGCGGCTGCTCAACCGTGGAGGCATGAACTCTATGATGGGAACGCTGCTTATCTGCTTCTGTGCCATTACCTTTGCCGGAACGATCTCGTTAACGAAGTCGCTTGAACTGATTGTTAACAAGATTCTCAAGCATGTTCGTTCCACAGGTTCGCTCATCCTGGCTTCGATCGCTACCGGAATTACGATGATCGGGGTAACCAGTAACGGTCAAGTATCGATCCTGATGCCTGGCGAAATGCTGCGTGAAGCATATATCCGCCGCGGATTGCACCCTAAAAACCTGGGGCGGACGATCGAGGATTCGGCATCCATTATTGAGCCTATTCTGCCTTGGACAGCGGCTGGTGCTTATATGGCGGGGACGCTCGGCGTTGCGACGCTCTCCTATCTGCCTTGGGCAATGCTATGTTGGACAGGAATTATCTTCGCTGTGATCTGGGGCTTCACCGGCTTTGGTATTGCCAAGCTGACACCTGAACAGCAGCGCGAGATGCTGAAGGAATATGATGAGATCGATACAGTTAAATAACAACTCATTTAAAAAAACTTGGCAGCATAGAGCATCATTTTGTAAAATTTAATATAGAATGCGCAGAATCATGCGCTAATTAAGGAGAGAACCCATATGACACAACAAGAGAGAAAAACAATCGCTACCCCTGAGGCGCCAGGTGCAATCGGACCATATTCCCAAGCAGTTCAATTCGGCAACCTGCTGATCACTTCAGGACAGCTTGGCATGAATACCGCCGGTGAATTTCCGCCAACCGCTGCGGAGCAGACAAGACAATCTTTGTCCAACGTAAAGGCGATCCTGGAAGCGGCGGGCTATGGTATGGAGCATGTAATTAAGACAACCGTATTCCTGCATGATATGAATGATTTTCAGGCAGTAAATGAAGTTTACGCGACATTCTTCACGGAGCCGTATCCGGCACGGAGCGCCGTACAGGTTGCTAAGCTGCCGAAGAACGGACTTGTAGAAATCGAAGTTATCGCCATAAAATAATATATAATGAAGAAGGCCTCTGGAATCCCGGAGGCCTTTTATTCTGGCGTTATGAATGCGGGTTCTGGTTCAGAAGCTGGCAGTCCATGAAACGAAGGCAAGGTTATGGGCGTATAATCTATAAAAACAGGCAACCTTTAATTTTATTAAACAGGGTGGGGATCAATAGTGGCGGATACTTTGCTCGAGGTAAATATTGAAGAGGCTGGATATGACGGTAATCATTCTACGATTGAACAAGTCGAATTTGCGGTCAAATCCGGTCAGCTCACGGGCTTGATCGGCCCCAACGGGGCGGGCAAAAGCACCACGATTAAGGCTATTATGGGATTGCTCACAGAAGTGAAGGGAACCATTAGCTTTACGAAAGCAGGGAACCATTATGCATACATACCGGAGCAGCCGGTCTACTACGAGACGTTAACGCTCTGGGAGCATCTAAGTCTCGCCTCGGCGGTCTATGGGGTTGACGAGACGGTGTTGGAGAGAGAAGGAAACGCGCTGTTGGAACGGTTCCGTATGACTGAAGTCAAACATCATCTGCCAGACGGCTTCTCCAAAGGCATGCGGCAGAAGATGATGCTGATGATCGGTTTTCTGATTCGTCCCGATATCTATATTGTAGACGAGCCCTTTGTCGGGCTGGATCCCAGAGCTACAAGGGACTTCCTCGCGCTGCTTGAGGAAGAACGGCGCCGCGGTGCAGGCGTGCTAATGTGTACGCATGTGCTTGATACGGCTGAGCGAATATGTGATGACTTCGTTCTTCTATCGAACGGAAGGATCGTGGTGAGCGGGGAATTGGGTGATATCCGCCGCGCGGCCTCCTTGCCAGAGGGAACACTGTTCGATTGCTTCAATGCCTTGACTTAAGATACCGTGACTGGGAGAAGATTGATTTGAGGAGATGGGGACTATGAACAAAATAAGCTCATCCACTCGAGCCGGATCGTTGTTCAGAAGACGCTGGCTTGACTATATTCGCCATCAAACCGGTGTACTGCGTACGGCTTTTGATGGAGTGGTTCTATTATATATCGGTATTCCGGGACTTTTACTGCTTGGGAGAGTTTATTATGGTTTATGGCAGGACGTGTTGCCGAGCTGGCTGACTGGTTTGCCGTTCCAAGCTGTGCCTGTGGCATTAATCCTCCTGACACTGCTGCTAGGCGGACTCGTCTTGTATATTGAAGCGGCTGATGTTCTATTTCTGAAGCAGCATCCTAAATGGGTGCGGGAGATTATGCTGCGTGCCACCTCACTGGCGCTGGTGCAACGGCTGGTCGTCATTCTACTCGAAGCAGTCTTGCTGCTGCCCCTGTTATGGCGTGTTTACGGGATGGGGAGCAAAGAAATAATTATTCTATTTGTACTTACATATACCATGAATGCTGTATACCTACTTTTATCCAATCTGCTCGCTGTTGTATTCACGGGCCTCAGACGAACCCTCTTGGGGGTTGGTGGTACCGGATCGCTCTTAGCAAGCTATATTATCGGTGTGCTGTGTATAGAATTACGGCCTGAGATTAGCGTTATTATACTGCTGTGTTACATTCTGGTCTCCGTCTGGTTGATTGGACGAAGAGTATCGCTCCAGGGGCGGTTTGAGAGGGCTATCCGTGAGGAGGAACGGCAACGGACGAAGCTGACCGGAATGATTCTGCAGCCATCTGTTGAACGGCCCGTTAAGACAAGGCCACGTCCGTGGCTGTTCCGCCGTAGCGGACATCTTATCCGTCAACGGCAGGTACACGATCGCGTTACGGAGGCAGCGGTTAAGTCCTTCTTCCGCGGCCGCGAAGTTCTATTATATGTGCAATTCACGATATACGGATTTACGGCTGTATTCTTGCCACCTTACCCAGTCAATCTATTGGTATATATCGGCCTGATCCTGTTATTGTTCCAATGGATGAATTCGCAGCGACGTGCTTTCTATCAGGTAAAATTACTGGCCATATTACCGAAGGACGAGAATTTGGAATTTATATGTGCGCCCAAGACAATGAGGCTGCTGTTATTTCCAGCGATTCTCGTCATTACGGCAGGGCTTTGCATGAATCTGTTCACGCCTGGATGGGGGCTGCTGGCAGCCATTCCACTGGGCCCAGCCGTATCCTTGCTGGCTGTACCTGTTCTATGGCGTTTCTTCTCCATGAGCTCAAGGCGCAGAAAAGTGTAAGAATATGTGTTCAAAAGACCGGTTTTCAGCACCGAGAAGGTTGGATGAAGCTAGGGCCTGAGGAGCGGGGCCCCTCAGTGGCCTTGCGCCAGCAGGCCGGCATGGTGCCCAGCGGTGTACCCGGTGGCGAAAGCAGCCGTTATATTATATCCACCGGTATAGCCATGGATATCGAGCACCTCACCACAGAAGAACAGTCCTGGCATAAGCTTGGATTCCATCGTCTGCGGGCTGACCTCCTTAAGATGAACTCCTCCGCCAGTGACGAAGGCTTCTTCAAAGGGACGGGTACCTGTGACCAGGATACTGAAGCTTTTTAGGACAGCTGTAAATTCAAGCCAAGGTTCCTTAGGCAAGTGTTCATAGGTCGTCTCCCCGGAAAGACCGGCTCGTTCAAACAGAATGGGAAGCAGCCGCTCTGGAATCGTACCTTTGAGCACATTTTTTAGCGTTTTTTTAGGTTCATCCGTGAGGAGTCCGCGTAAATAGGCATCCAATCCGGCTTGAGACATCTCGGGGAACAGATCAAGCGCAAGCTTCACCTCGCTGCTGCCGCTCTTTCGCTTGACGCCGCGGATGAAGCCGCTGCAGCGCAGGGCGATTGGCCCGGACAAGCCGAAGTGGGTGAAGATCATATCGCCTTGATGCGCGACGACCGCTTTGCCTTTAGCATTAAGCACCGAGAGCTTCACATTACGTAGCGACAACCCTTGCAGGCTTCGATCCGTAATAAAAGGCTCTTTGGAGACGATGGGTACCTCGGTCGGATATAATTCAGTAATCGTATGGCCTGCCGCGGTAGCCCATGGATAGCCATCCCCCGTTGAACCGGTATGCGGGACAGATTTTCCGCCGGTAGCTATAATTACGCATTTGGCTTCTATTTGTTCACCCGTTGTGAGCTTGACCCCCTGAACCCCGTTCTCCACGAACATTACCTCTTGAACCGGATGATGTGTAAGAAGCTTTACTCCTAATGATCTGGCCTTGCCGACCAGTGCATCGACGACGGTCTTAGCCTTATCCGATACAGGGAACATCCGTCCGTTGTCTTCTTCCTTCAGTGCAATTCCCAAATTCTCAAAGAAGGCGATGATGTCACGATTGCTGAACAAGGAGAAGGCGCTGTAGAGAAATCTTCCGCCCCCAGGAATGTACTGAATCAATTCATCAATTTCCTTGACATTCGTCACGTTGCAGCGACCACCACCAGAGATGCCTAGCTTTCTCCCGAGCTTATCTCCTTTATCGACCAGGGCAACGGAAGCACCCTGTTTCACAGCGGCAATCGATGCCATAAGCCCTGAGGGGCCTCCTCCAATTACGATTACTTCATATTTGCTCATCTATTTTTCCTTTCTTTTTGCCAAGGTTGTTCAAAAAGTTCGCTTTTGATACTCCTCTTATTTGCAGTATTCCAACAATAATTTATAGGATATCATATATTATAGACATTCTAAAAAGGGGTTAGTGTTTATCTGAAATAAGAATTATTGTAAAACTTTGTCGGCTATGCTTTAATCAATGATAGATTGGTATTCTTCCGCCTGAGGAGGGAGAAGATGGTTGAATTCAGGGAGATTCTACTGCAATTCCTGATCGCTTGTCTGCCTGCTTTTTTGTTCCCACTTCTGTATGAGAAAACTTCTAGAATTCCTCAGCCCAATGGCCGCCAAGCTTATCAGACGGCTTACTCCATGGGATTGACATATACATGCACCTTCAGCATGCTGCTATGCTCATTATTCCCTAGCTATGTATGGAATGGGATCCCGATTAACTTCGGGATATTGCCGCTCTTCGCGCTCATGCTGTACGGCAAACTGAGGGAAGGGATCATCCTTGCCGTTCTGTATTTACTGCTCTATCCGCTCTATGCCGTAAGGTTTACGGTTCTGGAGTTTCTGCTTGAGACAGGGGTGTTCCTCTATCCCTTTGTACTATTAAACGCTAATTATTTCAAGAGAATTGGCCGCCGCGGCAAAGTGGCTGTATTAACGGTTATCTTTGCTATCGGAGAGATGGTTATCACCGTATCACCCTATATTATAGAAGAAACAAAGGTTGAGCTTGGCGCGATCGTAACGATTATTGCCAATATTCTGGTATCCGTACTGGCTGGAAGCTTGTTCGTACATATAATAGAGACGACGATGGAGAAGGAGAAGCTGCGTGAGCAGGTCATGCATTTATCGAGGAAATATTTCCGTGAGGCGGAGACGCTACAGCAGATGATGGATGCTGCACCGCTAAGTATCACTCTGCTGGATCAAAAAGGGAGAATTGTGTCCGTTAACGATGCATTTCTTCAATTTTACCGTCTAAGCCGTCCCAGTGGGACCCGTGATGACTTGATCCGAAAGGAGATGGAGAAGGTCATGCAGGGCCTCGATTTTGAAATCATCGCCTCCCGGGCAGAGCAGACGCTGGAGGGGAACGTCAAAACATCGGAAATCTTGCAAAGCGCTGACCGCGTCTTCTACGCGACCACCTCCCCAATTACGAAGATGCATACAAATGAGAACATCGGGGCCGTCATTATCGTACAGGATATAACTGAGCTGGAGGCGCTGCGGATGGAATTAAATCATGTGGAGCGTCTTGGTCTGGTTGGTCAAATGGCAGCGAGTATTACGCATGAAATCAGAAATCCGATGGCCGTCGTTCGCGGTTTTCTGCAATTGATGCGGGAGAAAAGCCCGGCTTCATTAGAGCATTATTACCGCATTGTGATGGAGGAGTTGGACCGGGCTAACGGAATAATTAATGACTTCCTATCACTTGCTCAGAATCGGGTTGTCAAGATGGAACTGTATAGATTGCATGAGATCATCTCGGAGCTGACTCCTCTATTGTGGGCGGATGCCAACCTGCGGGGGCAGAGCATTGAGGTGCGCCTCGACGAGAACGCGCCGCTTCTTATGCTTAATCATAAAGAGATCAAGCAGCTCATTCTCAACCTTGGTCGCAATGCCATGGAGGCGATGGGAGAGAAGGGCAAATTAACGCTGGAAATGAAGCTTCAGCCAGATGGCGTTGAACTGTATGTTACGGATACGGGTCCAGGAATTCCAACTGCACAGAAGGAGAGACTGTTCGAACCATTCTTCACGACGAAGAGCAAGGGGACAGGCCTGGGTCTGTCGCTATGCCTAAGCATTATGGAGCGGCATGGCGGAAGAATCAACGTTGAATCGGAAGAAGGGTTGGGAACGACATTTATCGTGTTTTTCCCATTTGTTTCCGAACGGATCGAGGCTTAGGCTTTATAGTAGTTGTTGCTTTCCTGATGGCGAAATGTATAATTAATTATAGTTTGAAGTGATATTAATCATATTAACAATACAGTAGGTCATGAGGAGTGAAGATAAATGTCAATGTCATATGATCAATATATGAGAGAAATGATTCAACCAATGCGTGATGAGCTGACAACCTTGGGTATTAAGGAGCTTAGAACTCCTGAGGAAGTAGAAGCAGCATTGCCAACAGCTACAGGAACTGCGCTGGTTGTAGTGAACTCGGTGTGTGGTTGTGCAGCTGGACAATGCCGTCCGGGTGTAGCCCAAGCTCTGCAGAATGAGCTGCTTCCAGATCAGTTGTTCACCGTATTTGCTGGTCAAGATAAGGAAGCGACTGCCAAAGCGCGGGAATACTTTGCGCCTTACGCTCCGTCTTCGCCATCCATCGCCCTGATGAAAGATGGGGAGCTTGTACATTTTATCGAGCGTCATCAGATCGAGGATCGTTCCGCAGCAGAGATCGCTGCTGATTTGACGAGTGCGTTCGATCGTTTTTGCAAATAAGTAATCAGCGATAGTAATGCTTCAATCCGTCCCTCGGTCCGGTAGCCCGGTACTACGCAGGGGCGGATTTTTACATGTTCTATCGGCTGGAGATTGAGATCGCTTTGTAAAGAAGAAAGCAGTTCTTCCGCTGCGTTAAGGCAGGTGAAGAACTGCTTTTCTATAAGATAGTAAGGATTATGCTTGACGGCCAGCGGCTGGCTGAACAGGGATGTAAATGTCCATCACCTTATCTGTCTCGCCCCAGCAGCGTTCGTCGTACCATTCGAAATCGGGCGCATAGGCTTGCTCGTACCCGGAGGTAGGGAACCAATCGCGGAAGATTGCCCCCCATGTCTCTTGGATGGCTGTGCTGAATTGCTCATGATCCGCAGGAGGCGTGGTGAAGATCGCGTAAGTTGCTTCAGGGATAAAGTACTCGACTAATCCTTCCGGTACGGCGGTTTCGTTATCTGCTTCAAAGCCGATAATATAACGGAAGGAGCCGTCTTCATCGATGGCGGTGCATACGCCAAGCTCGACATTAGGATTTTTCTTGCCGGGAACGCGCTCTCTCCATTGCTCGCGCATATAGTCCTGCCAAAATACAGGTATTTCCTTATGATTCTGGCCATCAATCGTTGACGTAGCCAGCGAGAAGCCAATAATTCTCATTGCGGGCAATGTCTCAATACGGTGTTGCATACGATAATCACTCCAATTCAATGTAATAGATTCTTCCGACAGCAGGGGGACTGCTCTTGGAACGACAAAAGGTGGAAAGCCTTGCTTACGGCAGTCTGAAGGCAATATGCCGTACATTTTGCGGAACGCACGGGTGAAGGTCTCATGAGAACCGAAGCCGCATTCGATCGCAATATCCAGCACTTTACGGTCCGTATAGGCCAGCAGTTCAGCGGCATTGGACAGGCGCCGTTTGCGAATATAATTCGATACGGTTTCGCCCATAAAATACTGGAAGGTGCGGTGGAAATGGTACTCCGAGTAAAACATCGCTTGGGCGATTCCTTTTAAGCTAAGATCTTGTTCCAGATGTTCCTCGATATAGTCGATACTTTGTAAGACAAGGTTGTGATTGTTCATGAACTTCCTCCAGACCGGTCTATGTTCTAAGTATAGAATAGGACGGATTGAGCCTCTTGACGTTTCTTGCTCTTGAACGCAAAACGGATGAGTGTGTACGAGTTTACAAGTTTATCCTTGGATTATAGCATGATAATTTTCACCAGGCTTTCCTTCATAATGGCTTCCCTGTACAATGTGGGTAGTCCAAGCAAGGATGTACGTTGGAATCATGGAATTTTATCTCTAACATCCGGTTGGAGGTTTTGTATGTAGCCCGAGTACGGCTATAGAGGACAGGCAATGATTGGTATGAAATCAGGCAGATGAGGAAGAAGGGAACCCTGTTGATATATGGAGTCGGCCATGATGTGGTTGAAATCGAACGAATCAGACAGATGCTGGACAGTAGTGCCGGAGACAAGTTCGCTTGGCGGATACTGACATCTGCTGAATATGAACTGCCGGGCAGGGTTAAGCGCCCTGCTGAATTTCTTGCCGGCCGCTTTGCGGCCAAAGAAGCGGTCAGTAAAGCTTTTGGCTGCGGGATTGGCAAGACGCTTGGATTTAAGGATATCGAGGTTGTGCCGGATGCAAACGGCAAGCCGTCGGTATATTTGCAGCCTGAGGCTTGGGAACGTCTCGGATTATCTGCTCCAGATCGTTATGTGGTGCATATCAGCATTACGCATGAGCGCCAACTGGCCTCCGCCTTCGCCGTGGTGGAGAGAATGAGTTAATACGGCGGTTTATCAGAGGGGGAGGATCAATACAATTATGCAGGAAAGCAAGGAGAGTAAGCTGTATTTCAGCAAGGAATTGTTGGGCTGGTATGAGACAGCGAAGCGCGATCTCCCATGGAGGCGCCATCGCAATCCTTATTATATATGGGTCTCGGAAATTATGCTGCAGCAGACAAGGGTTGACACGGTGATCCCGTATTTTCAGCGCTTTATTGAGCGATTTCCCACGATCCAGGCTCTGGCGGAGGCGCCGGAGGAAGATGTATTGAAATGCTGGGAGGGGCTTGGCTATTATTCGCGGGCTCGTAATTTGCAGGCAGCAGCCCAGCAGGTGATGGAACGTCACGGCGGTATCGTACCGGATAACAAGAAAGATGTATCGGCCCTGAAGGGGGTCGGCCCTTATACTTCGGGAGCTATCCTTAGCATCGCCTACAATCAGCCGGAACCGGCGGTGGATGGCAATGTTATGCGCGTTCTGTCGCGGTATTTCCTGA
The window above is part of the Paenibacillus lutimineralis genome. Proteins encoded here:
- the acpS gene encoding holo-ACP synthase, whose product is MRKKGTLLIYGVGHDVVEIERIRQMLDSSAGDKFAWRILTSAEYELPGRVKRPAEFLAGRFAAKEAVSKAFGCGIGKTLGFKDIEVVPDANGKPSVYLQPEAWERLGLSAPDRYVVHISITHERQLASAFAVVERMS
- the nhaC gene encoding Na+/H+ antiporter NhaC is translated as MAKPIKEKTIKQPTLFLALVPIITMILLLSLGYILFELPPEPLIIASTVVAGIIAIKLGYSYDDIMGSIAQKIAKTMPAILILITVGFMIGAWMVGGTIPMMIYYGLKIINPQFLLITAFVVTSVVSLCTGTSWGSAGTIGVAFMGVGAGLDANLAAVAGAVVAGAYFGDKLSPLSDTTNLAALSTGVNLYEHIGHLLYTTIPSFIVAAIVYVITGLNTHGAGVAIPEKVVTIMDTLSTVFHWNLLLLLPILIVLYGSIRKKPTIPVMLISSLVAMANGLIFQGFSLHDVISAVINGFDIAMIKVQGFDAAVVIPDIPRLLNRGGMNSMMGTLLICFCAITFAGTISLTKSLELIVNKILKHVRSTGSLILASIATGITMIGVTSNGQVSILMPGEMLREAYIRRGLHPKNLGRTIEDSASIIEPILPWTAAGAYMAGTLGVATLSYLPWAMLCWTGIIFAVIWGFTGFGIAKLTPEQQREMLKEYDEIDTVK
- a CDS encoding ABC transporter ATP-binding protein — translated: MADTLLEVNIEEAGYDGNHSTIEQVEFAVKSGQLTGLIGPNGAGKSTTIKAIMGLLTEVKGTISFTKAGNHYAYIPEQPVYYETLTLWEHLSLASAVYGVDETVLEREGNALLERFRMTEVKHHLPDGFSKGMRQKMMLMIGFLIRPDIYIVDEPFVGLDPRATRDFLALLEEERRRGAGVLMCTHVLDTAERICDDFVLLSNGRIVVSGELGDIRRAASLPEGTLFDCFNALT
- a CDS encoding AraC family transcriptional regulator, whose amino-acid sequence is MNNHNLVLQSIDYIEEHLEQDLSLKGIAQAMFYSEYHFHRTFQYFMGETVSNYIRKRRLSNAAELLAYTDRKVLDIAIECGFGSHETFTRAFRKMYGILPSDCRKQGFPPFVVPRAVPLLSEESITLNWSDYRMQHRIETLPAMRIIGFSLATSTIDGQNHKEIPVFWQDYMREQWRERVPGKKNPNVELGVCTAIDEDGSFRYIIGFEADNETAVPEGLVEYFIPEATYAIFTTPPADHEQFSTAIQETWGAIFRDWFPTSGYEQAYAPDFEWYDERCWGETDKVMDIYIPVQPAAGRQA
- a CDS encoding two-component system sensor histidine kinase NtrB; translated protein: MVEFREILLQFLIACLPAFLFPLLYEKTSRIPQPNGRQAYQTAYSMGLTYTCTFSMLLCSLFPSYVWNGIPINFGILPLFALMLYGKLREGIILAVLYLLLYPLYAVRFTVLEFLLETGVFLYPFVLLNANYFKRIGRRGKVAVLTVIFAIGEMVITVSPYIIEETKVELGAIVTIIANILVSVLAGSLFVHIIETTMEKEKLREQVMHLSRKYFREAETLQQMMDAAPLSITLLDQKGRIVSVNDAFLQFYRLSRPSGTRDDLIRKEMEKVMQGLDFEIIASRAEQTLEGNVKTSEILQSADRVFYATTSPITKMHTNENIGAVIIVQDITELEALRMELNHVERLGLVGQMAASITHEIRNPMAVVRGFLQLMREKSPASLEHYYRIVMEELDRANGIINDFLSLAQNRVVKMELYRLHEIISELTPLLWADANLRGQSIEVRLDENAPLLMLNHKEIKQLILNLGRNAMEAMGEKGKLTLEMKLQPDGVELYVTDTGPGIPTAQKERLFEPFFTTKSKGTGLGLSLCLSIMERHGGRINVESEEGLGTTFIVFFPFVSERIEA
- a CDS encoding NAD(P)/FAD-dependent oxidoreductase, whose product is MSKYEVIVIGGGPSGLMASIAAVKQGASVALVDKGDKLGRKLGISGGGRCNVTNVKEIDELIQYIPGGGRFLYSAFSLFSNRDIIAFFENLGIALKEEDNGRMFPVSDKAKTVVDALVGKARSLGVKLLTHHPVQEVMFVENGVQGVKLTTGEQIEAKCVIIATGGKSVPHTGSTGDGYPWATAAGHTITELYPTEVPIVSKEPFITDRSLQGLSLRNVKLSVLNAKGKAVVAHQGDMIFTHFGLSGPIALRCSGFIRGVKRKSGSSEVKLALDLFPEMSQAGLDAYLRGLLTDEPKKTLKNVLKGTIPERLLPILFERAGLSGETTYEHLPKEPWLEFTAVLKSFSILVTGTRPFEEAFVTGGGVHLKEVSPQTMESKLMPGLFFCGEVLDIHGYTGGYNITAAFATGYTAGHHAGLLAQGH
- a CDS encoding ABC transporter permease → MNKISSSTRAGSLFRRRWLDYIRHQTGVLRTAFDGVVLLYIGIPGLLLLGRVYYGLWQDVLPSWLTGLPFQAVPVALILLTLLLGGLVLYIEAADVLFLKQHPKWVREIMLRATSLALVQRLVVILLEAVLLLPLLWRVYGMGSKEIIILFVLTYTMNAVYLLLSNLLAVVFTGLRRTLLGVGGTGSLLASYIIGVLCIELRPEISVIILLCYILVSVWLIGRRVSLQGRFERAIREEERQRTKLTGMILQPSVERPVKTRPRPWLFRRSGHLIRQRQVHDRVTEAAVKSFFRGREVLLYVQFTIYGFTAVFLPPYPVNLLVYIGLILLLFQWMNSQRRAFYQVKLLAILPKDENLEFICAPKTMRLLLFPAILVITAGLCMNLFTPGWGLLAAIPLGPAVSLLAVPVLWRFFSMSSRRRKV
- a CDS encoding RidA family protein — encoded protein: MTQQERKTIATPEAPGAIGPYSQAVQFGNLLITSGQLGMNTAGEFPPTAAEQTRQSLSNVKAILEAAGYGMEHVIKTTVFLHDMNDFQAVNEVYATFFTEPYPARSAVQVAKLPKNGLVEIEVIAIK
- a CDS encoding BrxA/BrxB family bacilliredoxin — its product is MSMSYDQYMREMIQPMRDELTTLGIKELRTPEEVEAALPTATGTALVVVNSVCGCAAGQCRPGVAQALQNELLPDQLFTVFAGQDKEATAKAREYFAPYAPSSPSIALMKDGELVHFIERHQIEDRSAAEIAADLTSAFDRFCK